A region from the Treponema pallidum subsp. pallidum str. Nichols genome encodes:
- a CDS encoding translocation/assembly module TamB domain-containing protein codes for MAVLPSVRRFECSLFVVLVLCALAVFDPLSGFVQQKLAGVQRVWLGLVEEYSGLRFQYDSLSPSVLRAVTLRNVRVREAVRGEQVAVFSKIVVAYNIFSLFGSNPVRGIRALHVHDGAVDVDLYRHRHVKEKLQKLFSKDGEMASFFADLREIDVRVHNTAVTVRSDSRRAHLSVPQGRFSFAETGASFALSCEAEYVDTRSSSWGPLYTHLDASGVFETSFTSGSATLELAPPSGSFFSVPTLTLVAIYADDLFKFHTARGIYPMEVSGQWNTATGACEASVRCENFRPLKWARLRDTHVPAQGMQELSVSGNVQVGYTPIEQWRWSADVHAHTPYVVLAPGYQLEDVVATLQAHGDPARIQVEKICARGSNLDVDGAFELTLDRWIPSGVLTVHRLPLLSGAYLSAQVRFRPQGVGFVCTVPRIQVGEAFLEDVALSVRVDPAKTDFRLVAADSTGRYECDGSYLAANAGQSRFLEAHVAFESVNVGALYQMVAACTSPQGASTLVTRALVPLQSTADFYVSSDFRDISYNCVRLVLASDEIADLYALLSVQGTAASFSVTDISLLCKGLEVQGNVMANFEHGGDALFESVLSINSVPYRTRGVYADRTLTVYGDYDFSVVASFDERAGVTGTFQVQNLPVPLSQSLFDCDSSFAMRSAHSWEVRFHHLHLRSGAVAAGGSEQIETVLRLAGVANQAGALFDQVFFGSRDRYLAGTASFAVVPRTGQHEQARYETAVRLASEDAQEQVQLNAQVTVGEHVYVDSSGRIDNVDVGRFVAGQGERSRVTGSWTVLGTMQDMSGQVQVDSLELIAKGVPFHLRGGCALDDGTLALLPTQVTWGSHQFADLAGEWVPGQARAWVRTTYSGAFEGQPTHATCTLTLAGSPVDSGKATSALRTSFLTPFLQTHSQYTISAEFEHWRIATYEGEKNRILVVRDPGVWALYAGEHDEITGFMLDDGSVSLQVAQSLPVHFFLNGSLSAQQVDVQIQDIFVDLARVWAFTGIRHVRVHEGVAVGNVTVSGTRARPVFEGKLRGKEVVASAPGYAPERFGPGSIDIVAHGSTLIVPYTEFPGPTARLWGECVAQLNGFYPDEVVIKCGTVGDALGAIQTDNLLFAMDGSAGCDLELRITPQLLSINGKARFDRGYFLLNFSGIEEFYTKYADSAQNFQMNLLLSAGNKVEFRWPRSDFPILRTLLHAQEPFEFIADPVSGSFYVRGFAHLKGGEFFWIKRNFYLREGTIHFARDTQTADPRISFRAELKDRDTQGRPVSLILSAEDQVFSKLAPKLRCDPPVSEQELAKILGQVVLGDLTEENIEQNVASIASDILTQWGIMKRVEDKIRSFLDLDAFSFRTYVLQNAIFGNLFNKDRSKPLTVGNYFDNTSLYVGRRLGRAVYADALLHLSQYDPLAPNNLGIKKPAAGSLLFRPELGLEFATPFFSLRWASTPTRLDSLFVSDTSMRVSWSFAY; via the coding sequence GTGGCTGTGCTTCCTTCGGTGCGTAGGTTTGAGTGCTCACTGTTTGTGGTGCTCGTGCTCTGCGCTCTGGCCGTCTTCGATCCGCTTTCTGGCTTTGTGCAGCAAAAGTTGGCCGGTGTGCAGCGCGTCTGGCTTGGCTTAGTTGAGGAGTATTCAGGTTTACGTTTTCAGTATGATTCTCTCTCCCCTTCTGTTCTCCGCGCAGTTACGCTGAGAAATGTTCGTGTTCGGGAAGCAGTTCGCGGTGAGCAGGTTGCCGTCTTTTCAAAAATAGTCGTTGCGTACAATATTTTCTCGCTTTTTGGTTCCAACCCTGTGCGGGGTATTCGGGCTCTTCATGTTCATGACGGAGCAGTGGACGTCGACCTGTACCGTCACCGTCATGTGAAAGAAAAGTTACAAAAACTGTTCTCGAAAGACGGGGAAATGGCTTCGTTCTTTGCCGATTTGCGCGAAATAGACGTGCGCGTCCATAACACTGCAGTTACGGTGCGCAGCGATTCCAGACGCGCGCACCTTTCTGTGCCGCAGGGTAGGTTTTCTTTTGCGGAAACTGGCGCCTCGTTCGCTCTTTCTTGCGAAGCTGAGTATGTCGACACCCGTTCCTCTTCCTGGGGACCGCTGTACACACACCTGGACGCCTCAGGCGTGTTTGAAACGTCGTTTACGTCAGGTTCCGCCACCCTCGAGCTTGCACCCCCGAGCGGCTCTTTTTTCAGTGTGCCGACGCTTACTCTCGTGGCAATTTACGCAGATGACCTGTTTAAGTTTCACACGGCGCGGGGCATCTACCCTATGGAAGTTTCTGGGCAATGGAATACTGCAACCGGCGCTTGTGAAGCTTCCGTGCGCTGTGAAAATTTTCGTCCCCTTAAGTGGGCGCGGCTCCGCGACACCCACGTGCCAGCACAGGGTATGCAGGAATTGTCTGTGAGCGGGAACGTTCAGGTTGGGTATACCCCCATAGAACAGTGGCGGTGGAGTGCGGATGTGCACGCGCACACCCCGTATGTAGTGCTTGCGCCGGGGTATCAGCTGGAAGACGTTGTCGCAACGTTACAGGCGCACGGTGATCCTGCACGGATTCAGGTAGAAAAGATATGCGCACGAGGTAGTAATCTTGATGTGGACGGTGCGTTCGAGCTCACGCTGGACCGCTGGATCCCTTCAGGGGTGCTTACGGTGCACAGGCTGCCGCTTCTTTCGGGGGCATACCTTTCAGCGCAGGTGCGTTTTCGCCCACAGGGGGTTGGTTTTGTGTGCACCGTCCCGCGGATACAGGTGGGGGAAGCGTTTCTGGAGGACGTGGCGCTCTCAGTACGTGTGGATCCGGCAAAAACGGATTTCCGCCTGGTGGCTGCAGACAGCACGGGGCGCTACGAGTGTGACGGATCATACCTTGCCGCGAATGCGGGGCAGTCTCGCTTTCTTGAGGCACACGTGGCGTTTGAATCGGTGAATGTCGGTGCGCTGTACCAAATGGTTGCTGCCTGTACGTCACCGCAGGGCGCTTCCACGCTCGTGACGCGCGCACTGGTGCCGTTACAGTCAACAGCAGATTTTTACGTTTCAAGTGATTTTCGTGATATTTCGTACAATTGTGTTCGTTTGGTGCTCGCATCGGATGAAATCGCTGACCTGTACGCCCTGCTGTCAGTGCAGGGGACGGCAGCTTCCTTTTCGGTCACGGATATTTCGCTGCTGTGTAAGGGACTTGAGGTACAGGGGAACGTGATGGCGAATTTTGAACACGGGGGAGACGCCCTCTTTGAAAGTGTCCTATCCATCAATTCGGTTCCGTATCGTACCAGGGGAGTATATGCCGACCGTACGCTGACGGTGTATGGCGACTATGATTTTTCGGTGGTGGCATCGTTTGACGAGCGCGCAGGGGTTACCGGCACGTTTCAGGTGCAGAATCTGCCGGTTCCTCTCTCTCAGAGTCTTTTTGATTGTGACAGTTCTTTTGCAATGCGTAGTGCCCACTCGTGGGAGGTGCGCTTTCATCACCTGCACCTCCGTTCTGGGGCGGTCGCCGCAGGTGGATCGGAGCAAATAGAAACGGTCTTGCGCCTTGCTGGCGTGGCGAACCAGGCCGGTGCTCTGTTTGATCAGGTGTTTTTTGGTTCTCGCGATCGGTACTTGGCTGGAACGGCGAGCTTTGCCGTTGTGCCGAGAACAGGGCAGCACGAGCAGGCGCGGTATGAAACGGCCGTGCGCCTTGCATCTGAAGATGCGCAGGAGCAGGTGCAGCTTAACGCGCAGGTAACCGTGGGGGAACACGTCTATGTGGATAGCTCAGGGCGAATAGATAACGTAGACGTGGGGCGTTTTGTTGCAGGGCAGGGGGAGCGCAGTCGCGTCACCGGGTCGTGGACTGTGCTGGGTACGATGCAGGATATGTCTGGACAGGTGCAGGTAGATTCACTCGAGCTGATCGCCAAGGGAGTGCCCTTTCACCTGCGGGGAGGATGTGCACTTGATGACGGTACGCTTGCGCTTTTGCCCACCCAGGTGACGTGGGGGTCACATCAGTTTGCTGACCTTGCAGGAGAATGGGTGCCGGGTCAGGCGCGTGCGTGGGTGCGCACCACGTACTCAGGCGCGTTTGAAGGGCAGCCGACACATGCCACCTGTACGCTCACCCTTGCCGGATCCCCTGTGGATTCGGGTAAGGCGACATCTGCACTGCGCACGTCGTTTCTCACGCCATTTTTGCAGACGCACAGTCAATACACGATTTCTGCGGAGTTTGAGCACTGGCGCATCGCCACATACGAGGGTGAAAAGAACCGCATACTGGTAGTGCGCGATCCGGGCGTATGGGCGCTGTACGCCGGTGAGCACGACGAAATTACCGGATTTATGCTGGATGATGGTTCAGTGTCGTTGCAGGTGGCGCAGAGTTTGCCTGTTCATTTTTTCTTGAACGGGTCGTTGAGTGCACAGCAGGTAGACGTGCAGATTCAGGATATCTTTGTTGATTTGGCGCGCGTATGGGCGTTTACGGGCATACGGCATGTGCGCGTGCACGAAGGAGTTGCGGTAGGAAACGTGACGGTATCTGGAACGCGTGCGCGCCCGGTGTTTGAAGGAAAGTTACGGGGAAAGGAGGTAGTTGCCAGCGCGCCTGGGTATGCACCTGAGCGCTTTGGGCCAGGTTCTATCGATATAGTAGCACACGGCAGCACGCTCATAGTGCCGTATACAGAGTTTCCCGGTCCGACGGCCCGTCTTTGGGGTGAGTGTGTTGCACAGCTGAATGGATTTTACCCGGATGAGGTGGTTATCAAATGCGGGACGGTAGGAGACGCGCTGGGTGCGATTCAGACGGATAACCTGCTTTTTGCGATGGACGGGTCAGCCGGCTGCGATCTGGAGCTTCGTATAACGCCGCAGTTGTTATCGATAAACGGAAAGGCGCGCTTTGACCGCGGGTATTTTTTACTGAATTTCTCAGGGATTGAAGAGTTTTACACAAAATACGCGGACAGTGCGCAGAATTTTCAGATGAATCTTTTGCTGTCTGCGGGAAATAAAGTGGAGTTTCGTTGGCCGCGCTCTGATTTTCCTATTTTGCGGACGCTGCTGCACGCGCAGGAACCGTTTGAGTTCATAGCCGATCCGGTTTCCGGGTCATTTTATGTTCGCGGGTTTGCTCATCTTAAGGGGGGAGAGTTTTTTTGGATAAAACGAAACTTTTACCTCCGGGAGGGGACGATTCACTTTGCACGCGATACCCAAACGGCCGATCCGCGTATTTCGTTTCGTGCGGAGCTGAAGGACAGGGACACGCAGGGGAGGCCGGTGAGCTTGATTTTGTCCGCTGAGGACCAGGTGTTTTCTAAGCTTGCGCCAAAGCTCAGGTGTGATCCGCCGGTTTCTGAGCAAGAACTGGCGAAAATTTTAGGACAGGTGGTGCTGGGGGATTTGACAGAGGAGAATATTGAGCAGAACGTGGCGAGTATCGCTTCAGATATTCTTACGCAGTGGGGGATTATGAAGCGGGTGGAGGATAAAATCCGCTCATTTTTGGATTTGGACGCGTTTTCGTTCCGCACCTATGTTCTGCAGAACGCGATTTTTGGGAATTTGTTCAATAAGGACCGCAGCAAGCCGCTGACAGTGGGTAACTATTTTGACAATACCTCCCTCTACGTAGGGCGTCGTCTTGGCCGGGCGGTGTACGCGGATGCGCTGCTTCACTTGTCTCAGTATGATCCGCTTGCGCCAAATAATTTGGGGATTAAAAAGCCTGCGGCAGGGAGTTTGCTGTTCCGGCCGGAGCTGGGGCTAGAGTTTGCAACGCCCTTTTTTTCGTTGCGGTGGGCGTCGACGCCGACACGTCTTGATTCACTGTTTGTCTCTGATACTTCAATGCGGGTGTCGTGGAGTTTTGCGTATTGA
- the bamA gene encoding outer membrane protein assembly factor BamA, which yields MLKKASAFLIASCCVMSLAWAQANDNWYEGKPISAISFEGLEYIARGQLDTIFSQYKGQKWTYELYLEILQKVYDLEYFSEVSPKAVPTDPEYQYVMLQFTVKERPSVKGIKMVGNSQIRSGDLLSKILLKKGDIYNEVKMKVDQESLRRHYLDQGYAAVKISCEAKTEAGGVVVQFTIQEGKQTVVSRIQFKGNKAFTESVLKKVLSTQEARFLTSGVFKENALEADKAAVHSYYAERGYIDARVEGVAKTVDKKTDASRNLVTLTYTVVEGEQYRYGGVTIVGNQIFSTEELQAKIRLKRGAIMNMVAFEQGFQALADAYFENGYTSNYLNKEEHRDTAEKTLSFKITVVERERSHVEHIIIKGTKNTKDEVILREMLLKPGDVFSKSKFTDSLRNLFNLRYFSSLVPDVRPGSEQDLVDIILNVEEQSTANVQFGVTFSGVGEAGTFPLSLFCQWEEKNFLGKGNEISVNATLGSEAQSLKLGYVERWFLGSPLTVGFDFELTHKNLFVYRAGSYGNGLPHPYTSREQWASSPGLAESFRLKYSRFESAIGAHTGYQWYPRYAVIRVNGGVDFRVVKNFYDKDNNQPFDLTVKEQLNWTSINSFWTSVSFDGRDFAYDPSSGWFLGQRCTFNGLVPFLEKEHSFRSDTKAEFYVTLLNYPVSAVWNLKFVLAFYTGVSVQTYYGRRKSENGKGNGVRSGALVIDGVLVGRGWSEDAKKNTGDLLLHHWIEFRWPLAHGIVSFDFFFDAAMVYNIESQSPNGSSSASSSSSSSSSSSRTTSSEGLYKMSYGPGLRFTLPQFPLKLAFANTFTSPGGIPKTKKNWNFVLSFTVNNL from the coding sequence ATGCTCAAAAAAGCCAGTGCCTTCCTAATTGCAAGTTGTTGTGTGATGTCGCTGGCGTGGGCACAGGCAAACGACAATTGGTACGAGGGAAAGCCTATCTCTGCGATTAGTTTTGAGGGGCTCGAATATATTGCTCGCGGCCAGTTGGACACGATTTTTTCTCAATACAAGGGACAAAAGTGGACCTATGAGCTGTACCTGGAGATACTGCAAAAGGTCTATGACCTTGAGTACTTTTCTGAAGTTTCGCCTAAGGCGGTGCCCACCGATCCGGAGTATCAGTATGTGATGCTACAGTTCACGGTAAAGGAGCGTCCTTCGGTGAAGGGCATCAAGATGGTAGGGAACAGCCAAATCCGCAGTGGGGACCTTTTGTCTAAAATCCTCCTGAAAAAGGGAGACATTTACAATGAAGTAAAGATGAAGGTGGACCAAGAGTCGCTCAGGCGTCATTACCTGGACCAGGGCTATGCGGCGGTTAAGATATCCTGCGAGGCAAAAACTGAGGCGGGGGGCGTGGTGGTACAGTTTACCATCCAGGAAGGTAAGCAGACTGTTGTCTCGCGGATACAGTTTAAGGGAAATAAGGCGTTTACCGAGTCGGTGCTCAAGAAGGTGCTTTCCACGCAGGAGGCGCGTTTTTTGACCAGTGGGGTGTTCAAGGAGAATGCGCTGGAAGCGGATAAGGCGGCAGTCCACTCATACTATGCAGAGAGGGGATACATTGACGCGCGGGTAGAAGGCGTGGCAAAGACGGTTGATAAAAAAACTGACGCCAGTCGCAATCTGGTTACGCTTACGTACACTGTGGTGGAAGGTGAGCAGTACCGCTACGGCGGGGTTACCATTGTGGGTAACCAGATTTTTAGCACCGAGGAGCTGCAGGCAAAAATTAGGCTCAAGCGCGGGGCCATCATGAATATGGTGGCCTTTGAGCAGGGCTTTCAGGCGCTGGCGGATGCGTATTTTGAAAACGGATACACGTCAAATTACCTGAACAAAGAAGAACACCGGGACACGGCGGAGAAAACGCTTTCGTTTAAGATCACGGTGGTGGAGCGCGAGCGCAGCCACGTCGAGCACATTATCATTAAGGGAACGAAGAATACAAAAGACGAGGTTATCCTGCGTGAAATGCTGCTGAAACCGGGGGATGTGTTCTCTAAGTCAAAGTTTACGGATAGCTTGCGCAATCTGTTCAACCTGCGCTATTTCTCGTCGCTGGTGCCGGATGTGCGGCCCGGCTCTGAGCAGGACCTGGTGGACATTATCCTGAATGTGGAGGAGCAGTCGACGGCAAACGTGCAGTTTGGGGTGACGTTTTCTGGGGTGGGGGAGGCAGGCACGTTCCCGCTTTCGCTCTTTTGTCAGTGGGAAGAAAAGAATTTTTTGGGAAAAGGGAATGAAATTTCAGTAAATGCAACCTTGGGGTCTGAGGCGCAGAGCCTGAAGCTCGGGTATGTGGAGCGCTGGTTTCTGGGCTCTCCGCTGACGGTGGGCTTTGACTTTGAACTTACGCACAAAAATCTCTTTGTGTACCGCGCGGGTTCATACGGCAACGGGCTGCCGCACCCGTACACGAGCAGGGAGCAGTGGGCTAGTTCCCCTGGGCTGGCAGAATCGTTTCGCCTCAAGTATTCGCGCTTTGAGTCCGCCATCGGCGCGCACACCGGGTACCAGTGGTATCCGCGCTATGCGGTCATTAGGGTGAACGGGGGGGTGGACTTTCGGGTTGTAAAGAATTTTTACGATAAGGATAACAATCAGCCCTTCGACCTGACCGTAAAAGAGCAGCTGAACTGGACCAGTATCAATTCGTTTTGGACGAGCGTTTCGTTTGACGGGCGTGACTTTGCGTACGACCCGTCCAGCGGCTGGTTTTTAGGACAGCGCTGTACGTTCAACGGGCTCGTTCCCTTTCTCGAAAAAGAGCATTCGTTTCGCTCCGACACCAAGGCCGAGTTCTACGTTACCCTGCTCAATTATCCGGTCTCTGCCGTGTGGAACTTAAAGTTTGTCTTGGCTTTCTACACCGGTGTGTCCGTTCAAACGTATTATGGACGGAGGAAAAGCGAAAACGGAAAGGGCAACGGGGTGCGGTCCGGCGCGCTGGTAATAGACGGCGTGCTGGTAGGGCGCGGGTGGAGCGAAGACGCAAAGAAAAACACCGGAGACCTGCTGCTCCACCACTGGATTGAGTTCCGCTGGCCGCTGGCGCACGGCATTGTGTCCTTTGACTTTTTCTTTGATGCGGCAATGGTGTACAACATCGAAAGTCAGTCCCCAAACGGGTCATCGTCCGCCAGCAGCTCCAGCAGCAGCAGTAGTAGTAGCAGTAGAACCACCAGCTCTGAAGGACTGTACAAAATGAGCTACGGTCCGGGGCTGCGCTTTACATTGCCGCAATTTCCGTTAAAATTGGCGTTCGCAAACACCTTCACGTCACCCGGCGGCATCCCAAAAACAAAGAAAAATTGGAATTTTGTGTTGTCGTTCACGGTAAATAATTTGTAG